A window of Lacibacter sediminis contains these coding sequences:
- a CDS encoding oxygenase MpaB family protein, which produces MKVFVEHHSVVRKIWGKSDTVLFIFAGASAEFALNKAVDWLYFTGKLPADPLGRLFSTVSYAKKIIFSFEDEAYKAIDMMHHIHTAVEQSRGYKIPEWAYRDVLFMLIHYSIASYELLEEKLSDEEKEEVYNVFYRVGIRMGLKELPVNYVEWLPVRKAHLIADLKKSEYTADLFKQYEKHLGSMRFKVLIEGQKLVVPDTVKELLQLRDFSLLTPVVPLYKISRLMKMDWMLKSILLPADYKDQIHELDVYAR; this is translated from the coding sequence ATGAAAGTGTTTGTTGAACATCATTCAGTTGTGCGAAAGATCTGGGGTAAAAGCGATACCGTGCTGTTTATTTTTGCAGGCGCCTCAGCCGAGTTTGCGCTTAACAAAGCTGTTGATTGGCTTTACTTTACGGGCAAGCTGCCTGCCGATCCGCTTGGAAGGTTATTCTCAACGGTTTCCTATGCGAAAAAAATCATTTTTTCATTTGAGGATGAGGCTTACAAGGCAATTGATATGATGCATCACATTCATACTGCTGTAGAACAAAGTCGTGGCTATAAAATTCCCGAATGGGCTTACCGGGATGTGTTGTTTATGTTGATCCATTATTCCATTGCATCGTATGAGTTGCTTGAAGAAAAGTTAAGCGATGAAGAAAAAGAAGAGGTATATAATGTGTTTTATCGTGTGGGTATAAGAATGGGCTTGAAAGAATTGCCGGTTAATTATGTTGAATGGCTACCAGTACGTAAAGCCCATTTAATAGCCGACCTCAAAAAGAGTGAATACACCGCTGACCTTTTTAAGCAGTATGAAAAGCATCTTGGCAGCATGCGGTTTAAAGTGTTGATCGAAGGACAAAAACTTGTAGTGCCGGATACAGTGAAAGAGCTGTTGCAGCTTCGTGATTTCTCATTGCTTACACCCGTTGTGCCTTTATATAAGATCAGCAGGCTGATGAAGATGGACTGGATGCTGAAAAGCATATTACTTCCTGCTGATTATAAAGATCAGATACATGAACTGGATGTGTATGCAAGGTAA
- a CDS encoding sulfite exporter TauE/SafE family protein, protein MEILSLYSLSYWAFILLAAFAIGLAKGGLKGVDMLAVTIMALAFGGKSSTGIVLPLLCFADIGAVSYYNRHAQWKHFWKVIPWMIIGILLGVFSGKDMDEIVFRKIMAVIIVITIVLVLWLEFRKSTSVPQHPLFATGTGLAAGFTTMIGNLAGAFANLYFLAMRLPKNDFIGTAAWIFLVMNLFKLPFQVFYWKNINVQTLQTDLVLLPALILGFLLGIRLTQKIRDLHYRKMVLLLTLAGSVLMLMKK, encoded by the coding sequence ATGGAAATTCTTTCATTGTATTCCCTCTCATACTGGGCATTTATTTTACTGGCTGCTTTTGCAATTGGATTAGCGAAAGGTGGATTGAAAGGTGTTGACATGTTGGCTGTTACCATCATGGCGCTTGCATTTGGCGGTAAGTCATCAACAGGAATTGTATTGCCGTTGCTATGCTTTGCAGATATAGGTGCCGTATCGTATTACAACCGCCATGCACAATGGAAACATTTCTGGAAAGTAATTCCATGGATGATCATTGGAATTCTGTTAGGTGTGTTTTCAGGAAAAGATATGGACGAGATTGTTTTTCGAAAAATAATGGCTGTGATCATTGTTATTACCATCGTCCTTGTGTTATGGTTGGAGTTCCGTAAATCAACATCGGTACCACAACATCCATTATTCGCAACGGGTACAGGATTGGCGGCGGGCTTTACGACCATGATCGGTAACCTTGCCGGTGCATTTGCAAATCTTTATTTCCTTGCAATGCGTTTACCTAAAAATGATTTTATTGGTACGGCGGCATGGATATTTTTAGTGATGAATTTATTTAAACTTCCTTTCCAGGTTTTTTACTGGAAGAACATAAATGTACAAACACTGCAAACCGATCTTGTATTATTGCCTGCGTTGATTCTTGGATTCTTACTGGGTATTCGTTTAACACAAAAAATAAGAGATCTGCATTACCGGAAGATGGTATTACTGTTAACCTTGGCAGGTTCGGTGTTGATGTTGATGAAGAAATAA
- a CDS encoding alkaline phosphatase PhoX, giving the protein MLRSLSLASVAVAGFLFSSCDKSENKKFYNNNIEFANKSVNPALAFTMPGFNNVGIYTLLSSEDALPNSPGFVYGAQPDGAGLLKDPNSDGYVLITNHEIIRSVSRVFLDKTLKPTKGEYIVDAIGGVWRLCSATMATPQEHGFGPLFLTAGESGQESMVHGIHPGSLVGDKARQDRVLPALGKASMENAVPLTKIAYPGKTIIMIGEDQSYSSNHLSAGQLAMYMSNTVGDLNNGSFFTLKRKDGNQVELDMTIGNSYEVEFVEIPNAKNISGAEINTQANALGAIRFSRVEDVDYGKGNPSNNRDVYFVATGQSPNGETNQEGYTMWGRLYRLKMNAGDPTKGTLEVLVDGDLTPGTGIINPDNVCVTENYVYIQEDGDSYYPAATHDSYVWQYNIKTKENKPFLNMNHKRTDAAWNSKYNTTNNNRLGSWEWGAMWDISDIIGVPGTFLANIHPHTWQDNKFFNPDGSGLNLNREGGQTVILRNVPR; this is encoded by the coding sequence ATGCTCCGTTCATTATCACTGGCATCTGTTGCCGTTGCAGGATTTCTTTTTTCATCCTGCGACAAAAGCGAGAACAAAAAATTTTACAACAACAACATTGAATTCGCAAACAAATCAGTAAATCCGGCACTTGCATTTACAATGCCCGGTTTCAACAACGTAGGTATTTACACACTGCTTAGCAGTGAAGATGCATTACCCAATTCTCCTGGATTTGTTTATGGCGCACAGCCCGATGGAGCCGGGTTATTAAAAGATCCGAACAGTGATGGTTATGTACTCATCACCAATCATGAGATCATCAGATCAGTATCGAGAGTATTTCTCGACAAAACATTGAAGCCAACAAAAGGCGAATACATTGTTGATGCCATTGGTGGCGTGTGGCGTTTGTGTTCGGCAACAATGGCTACTCCGCAGGAACATGGCTTTGGTCCTTTATTTTTAACAGCAGGTGAAAGCGGACAGGAAAGTATGGTACATGGTATTCATCCCGGAAGTCTTGTTGGCGATAAAGCACGTCAGGATCGTGTACTGCCTGCGCTCGGCAAAGCAAGTATGGAAAATGCTGTGCCACTTACCAAAATTGCTTACCCAGGTAAAACAATAATCATGATTGGTGAAGACCAGAGTTATTCAAGCAATCACCTTAGTGCAGGCCAGTTGGCAATGTATATGAGCAATACTGTTGGTGATTTAAACAATGGAAGTTTTTTTACACTGAAACGCAAAGATGGCAACCAGGTTGAACTTGATATGACCATCGGTAATTCATATGAAGTTGAATTCGTAGAAATACCGAATGCAAAAAATATCAGTGGTGCAGAAATCAACACACAGGCAAATGCTTTAGGTGCAATCCGTTTCTCACGTGTTGAAGATGTTGACTACGGTAAAGGCAATCCTTCAAATAACCGTGATGTATATTTTGTTGCAACAGGTCAATCGCCGAATGGTGAAACAAACCAGGAAGGCTATACCATGTGGGGGCGTTTGTATCGTTTGAAAATGAATGCAGGTGACCCAACAAAAGGCACACTGGAAGTTTTAGTTGATGGCGACTTAACTCCAGGCACAGGAATTATTAATCCTGATAACGTTTGTGTTACAGAAAATTATGTTTACATACAGGAAGACGGAGATTCGTATTATCCTGCTGCTACGCATGATTCTTATGTTTGGCAATACAACATCAAGACAAAAGAAAACAAGCCGTTCCTGAACATGAATCACAAGAGAACAGACGCAGCATGGAACAGCAAATACAATACAACCAACAATAATCGTTTAGGTAGTTGGGAATGGGGTGCAATGTGGGATATCTCAGATATTATTGGTGTACCAGGGACATTCCTTGCAAACATTCATCCGCACACATGGCAGGATAATAAATTCTTTAATCCTGATGGCAGTGGATTGAACTTAAACCGTGAAGGTGGACAAACAGTTATTCTGCGCAACGTACCAAGATAA
- a CDS encoding cytochrome-c peroxidase, whose product MKTNSAAFTLLIISLFTLFQFCNKPTSSLHDLKADVVKEIEQLQLFIKDSLQTSAANSNSSSVLQVQFSKARYSYKQIEWAVEYFMPTTARFVNGPALDELEIEENTAFEPEGFQVMEELIYPVFDTSNRTELIRQCKILQSTCERMKKHFSAINFTEAQVIDALRLQVHRITGLGITGFDNPIALNGIEEAAWSLQSIDHYLHLFQQSVAHSSDKETTTLRQQLKNAIAFCQEQNNFETFDRAVFITQHLNPISIALYNFQVEAKIPFINDGRHFRSDAPTLFATNAFDVNTFIPSPEYKSNNDKVKLGERLFYDPVLSINNKRSCGSCHSPEKAFTDGLVTSTSLNGGFIKRNAASLNYASLQHGQFWDMRRPDLESQTADVIANKDEMHGSLNDAAVKLQQQVSYKTLFNKTFQSNDSIKIWQIQNALASYIRSLAVFNSRFDRYMNGYRSSLTKEEVSGMNLFLGKAKCGTCHFLPLFNGTVPPSFNKTESEVLGTPAADGIKPDNDHGRYAQHQMPQLLHSFKTPTVRNIALTAPYMHNGVYKTLEEVIEFYNKGGGAGLGFTVDNQTLPPDSLNLTAEEKKALIAFMHSLTDEKHKQ is encoded by the coding sequence ATGAAAACGAATTCAGCAGCATTTACACTTCTTATTATCAGCCTGTTTACATTATTCCAATTCTGCAACAAGCCCACTTCATCTTTGCATGATTTAAAAGCTGATGTTGTAAAAGAAATTGAACAGCTTCAATTGTTCATTAAAGACAGCTTGCAAACATCTGCTGCAAACAGCAACAGCAGTTCAGTGCTACAGGTGCAGTTTTCCAAAGCAAGATATTCCTACAAACAAATTGAATGGGCTGTGGAATATTTTATGCCCACTACTGCAAGGTTTGTAAACGGCCCGGCGCTGGATGAACTTGAGATCGAAGAGAATACTGCGTTTGAACCGGAAGGTTTCCAGGTGATGGAGGAATTGATCTACCCGGTATTTGATACCAGTAACCGTACAGAACTTATTCGTCAATGTAAAATTTTACAAAGTACTTGTGAGCGCATGAAAAAACATTTCAGCGCCATCAACTTTACAGAAGCCCAGGTAATCGATGCATTGCGGTTGCAAGTCCATCGTATTACTGGTTTAGGTATTACAGGTTTTGATAATCCGATAGCATTGAATGGCATTGAAGAAGCAGCGTGGAGTTTACAATCAATCGATCATTATTTACATCTGTTCCAACAATCAGTTGCACATAGTAGCGATAAAGAAACCACTACCCTACGCCAACAATTAAAAAACGCAATTGCTTTTTGTCAAGAACAAAATAATTTTGAAACATTTGATCGTGCTGTATTCATTACACAACACCTCAATCCCATTAGTATCGCCTTATACAATTTTCAGGTAGAGGCAAAGATCCCTTTCATTAACGACGGAAGACATTTCAGAAGTGATGCCCCTACCCTGTTTGCGACAAACGCTTTTGATGTAAATACGTTTATTCCTTCGCCTGAATACAAAAGCAACAACGACAAAGTAAAACTGGGCGAGCGTCTGTTTTATGATCCGGTTCTTTCGATCAATAACAAACGCAGTTGTGGCAGTTGTCACTCACCTGAAAAGGCATTTACTGATGGTCTTGTTACAAGCACATCGCTTAATGGAGGTTTTATTAAACGAAATGCTGCATCCCTAAATTATGCTTCTTTGCAACATGGTCAGTTTTGGGATATGCGTCGTCCGGATCTTGAATCGCAAACAGCCGATGTAATTGCCAACAAAGATGAAATGCATGGTTCACTAAACGATGCTGCTGTTAAATTACAGCAGCAGGTATCGTATAAAACCCTATTCAACAAAACGTTTCAATCAAACGACTCTATCAAAATATGGCAGATACAAAATGCACTGGCAAGTTATATCCGTTCACTGGCGGTATTTAACTCACGATTCGACAGGTATATGAATGGATATCGTTCGTCGCTTACAAAGGAAGAGGTTAGCGGCATGAACCTGTTTCTTGGCAAAGCCAAATGCGGCACTTGCCATTTTCTTCCGTTGTTTAATGGAACAGTTCCGCCATCTTTCAACAAAACAGAAAGCGAAGTACTGGGCACTCCCGCTGCTGATGGCATAAAACCTGATAATGACCACGGACGTTATGCACAACACCAAATGCCGCAGTTATTGCATTCATTTAAAACACCTACTGTGCGCAACATTGCACTAACTGCACCTTATATGCACAACGGCGTTTACAAAACACTGGAAGAAGTAATTGAATTCTATAACAAAGGCGGTGGGGCAGGTTTAGGTTTTACGGTGGATAATCAAACATTACCTCCCGATTCTTTAAACTTAACTGCTGAAGAAAAGAAAGCACTGATTGCCTTTATGCATAGCTTAACTGACGAAAAACACAAGCAGTAA